The Spirosoma sp. SC4-14 DNA window AAATCCGAGGGTTTTATACTGTTCAAATTTCATAATAAAAGTTGGTCATTTGTAGAGACGTAATCCCTTGGGTCTCTACTAGTAACTGATCGGTTGTCCATCAACTAAATCCTGGTAGCCGACCGTAACGAGTTGATCGCCTGCCTGCAAACCCTGCATAATTGCAATTTTGCCATCGTAGGCTTCACCTGTTTTTACGGTACGAGCCTTTGCCACTTTCTTGCCACCTTCATTAACCGCTATATAAACCAGTTGCCCGTTTTCCGTACTTTGAATCAGGTTCTGATTAATAACAATAGCGTTTCCAATCGTTTTATCGTTGATTTTGATCTGTGCCAGCATGTTTGGCTTCAGACTATTATCCGATGGGAGAGGAGCTTCAATCGTGAAAGTCCGGCTTAGTGGATCAACCGTTGTCGAAACGAAACTGATTTTCGAGTTCAAATCCCGGTTCAAATCCGGAAACCGAATCATCACCGCATCGCCTTTCCGAACACTACCCGAATACGTATCAGATACTTTCGCAACCACTTTCAACTGCGACAGATTTACGACCCGCACCAATCCAACACCCGGCATTGCCGACTGACCAACTTTCACGTTTACCTGATCGACAACACCCGAAATGGGAGCCGTAATGGTCGATTGGCCTAATTGAGCATCGAGTGTCGAGAGTCGGCGTTCCAATGATTCTTTGTTGTTTTTGGCTTGCAAGTACTGAATTTCTGTACCGATTTGCTGTTTCCAGAGGGCTGCCTGTTTTTCATAAACTGTGTTTGCCAGCGACAATTGTGTTTTCACTTCCGCAATCGACTGGCGAAGTAATTCATCATCGACTTTAGCAATTGGTGCCCCAGCCCGCACGTTGTCGCCTTCTTTCACATAAACAGCCGTTACAACTCCACCCGATTTAGGCGAAACCTGCACGTTGTTTTTGGCATCGATAGTACCCTGAAGTTCAACAAAGTGTCGAAACGTTGTGGCTGTAACCGGAGCAACCGAAACCTCTTTGACGCGGCCTTCCTCTTCTTTTTTAGGCTCAAGTTTGGCCAGCTCACTTTCCAGAGTCTTAATCTTCGTTGTTAGCTCTGTTTCCTGCTTCTTCAAGTCAGCAAGCTCGTCGCGTTTTCCCTGTACGTCTGATTTTTTCTCCTGCGAACAAGCCAGTAAAAGACTCGTCATCAGTATTATTGAGTAATATGCTTTCATTGTTTAGATACTTTTATATCGTGTTATGGAGGGAGTATTAAGTGTGATTACTGGCCAGGATAGAGTTTGCCGCTGGCCTTATCGGCATCTACTTTGGTTTGCAGAAAATTATAGAGCGACACGAAGTAATTATTTTGGGCCTGCCGATATGAGTTTTCGGCGTCCATTACTTCGATGTTTGAGCCTACACCTTCCTGGTATTTGATCTTGGCAACGCGGGCTACTTCTTTAGCCAGATCAACATTTCGTTGCTGGGTCCGAAGCGTTTGCAGGCTATTCCGAAGCGTAACCGATGCCTGCCGAATTTGCAGATCAATGGTATTTTTCAACAATGTGCTGCTATTCTGAGCCTTTTGCAGCGCAAACCGCTTTTGTGCAGCCTGGTATTTCTTCTGAAAACCATCGAAGATGGGAACGGATAGATTAAGACCTACCGTCGACAGATTGAACCAGGGCGATGTAAACATATCGCTAAACTTATTTCTACCCGCATTATATCCATAGTTGACAAAAGCCGAAAGGCTAGGGTAATAACGTTTGGCAACACTCTGAACATCCAGATCGGCCAACTCAATCTGCGATTGTAACGTTGCAAATTCAATTCGTTGATTGTAGTCGAATTGTTCTGTCACTGGCTGAACCGTTGTTCGCTCAACTTCATCGAGATCAATATCTTTGATTTGCTCGGTAAGCGTAATAGCATCGTTGATACCCAAACCCATCTGGAACTTAAGCAGATAATAGCTCAGTTCAAGCAGATTCTGAACATTCTGCCGTTCGGCTTTCAGGTTATTCAACTGAACCTCTAACCGGCTTACGTCGATTTTTTCGGCAAATCCCTGCTTGTTCAAACCAACCGTGTTTTGGTACAGCGTATCGACCCGGTTTATGTTCAGGTCGAGCAGTTTTATCTGTTGTTCGTTTACCAACACACCGTAATAAGCCTTTGCAACCTGCTCAGCAACCGTAATTTTCGATGCCTGAATATTTTTCTGAGCCAGTTGCCGATAGGTGTCGGCAGCCCGTAAACCCAGTCGATACGACGCATCGAACAAGAGCTGATTAAGGCTCCCGGTTAAATTACCCGAATAACTCACACCAAACTGCACCGGAACGGCTGGTGCATCGGGAGACGCTTTCGGATCGAAAAATACGGCAGGAAGAAACACCCGCTGAATAATTAGGTTATCGATAATCTGTCCGCTGGCGCTTACCTGTGGTAACGCAACGCCTTTTAACTCACGGATGCGAGCCTCAGCACTCAGAGCATCCAACGCTGAGTTTTTTACATTGATATTGTGCTCAACGGCATACTGAATAGCTTCATTCAGCGAAAAACCTCGTCGATCCTGAGCATACAACAGGCTCTTGCTACTCAGTATACTGAGTAGTAAGATTATCATGATCTGCCCGGTAATCTTTGTTCTCATAAATGTGGTGGTTAGTGTACTGGTTGTAAATAATAAATCCTTTTTCGGTCAGCATTCCCCGCACAAAATGATGCATTAGCTCGTGCTGAATTTCATACATGCTATACTGGTCTGTGGGAAAGATGTCATTGTTAAAGGCCAGTTCTATTTGCTCGACCCGCAAGCGGGCCAAAATGGTTGGATTGATGTCTGAACGGTAGAGTCCTTGCTCAATCCCTTTTTGAATGTTTTCAAGAATAGACTGGACAATATACTGTTCTTTGTATTGCCGAAACAGCGCATATGCTTGTGGATAATGACGTTTTATATCGATCAGCAGATTGGGACTAACCTGATCGGCATGTTTCTGTAGCATGGTTAATACATACAGAATTTCTTCGACAGGGTTTTCGGCCTTAATCGGTCCGCATGCCATTTCTGACTGATTTTTAAGCATTTTATCGCGCATTACCTGATACAGAATTTGCTCCTTATCAGCGAAATGCTGATAAATCGTCTTCTTCGAAATACCAAGCTTTTTGGCGATGTCTTCCATCGTTACGGATCGCACTCCATACTTCCAAAACAAGCGCTCTGTCTCCGCTAAGATCCGTTCTTTCATAATGAGAAAATAGAACTTTTACGGGGAGTGAACCTTGGAAACTCAAATATAGTTCAGAGTTTCCGACTTATTATCGCTTATGTGACGAACGGCCTAAATACAGGAGTGAACCGCCGAAAATATCCGACGAAATTGCGGGTAAGTACAACAAAAATGGATAAAAAGAGCAAGAAACAGCGTTGAAAGCGAAAAAGGTATATATTAGAAATATCCTATTCGCCTGTCTGAAAAAAATGCACGTCGGCCGTTAGTCTGTTAAGTAATTCCCGAGTGCGTTCGGGTCGGGCATCGGTAATGAAAAGCTGCCCAAATACGCCTTCATCTATAAGCTGGATAAGTTTACCGATGCGTCGATCGTCGAGTTTGTCGAAAATATCGTCGAGCAGCAAAATTGGTTTTATGCCTTTTTCGGCCTGCAACTGATCGAATTGCGCTAGTTTTAGAGCAATTACGAAGGTTTTTTGCTGCCCCTGTGAACCAAACTTCTTCAGTGCCACCGCTTCGCCCGTTCGATCGCCGATCAGGAACGCATAATCGTCCTTATGGACGCCCATAGTTGTCCGCTGTAGTACGGTGTCGCGCCGACGAAAATGACGAAATTCATTGGCAAAATCAGGATTGCTGACTTCCGATTCATAAACGATAGACACCGTTTCGCGGTCATCGCTCAGGTAGGCATAATGTGAACGAAAACTGGGCAGAAACTCGTCAACAAACCGCTGGCGCCGATCATAAATTTTTCGGCCAAGTTCGAGCAGTGGTTCATCGTAGGTATCGAGTAAATCGTTGTCGACCTGGTTGCGTTCGGCAAAAAGTTTGAGCAGGCTGTTGCGTTGCTTCAACACCTGCTGATACATCAGATAATTGCGCAGATAGTCGGCGTCGAGCTGCGATAATACGCCATCGAAAAAATGCCGCCGGTCTTCGCTATGTTCACGAACCAGATCCGTGTCGTTTGGCGCAATTAATACAACCGGAAAACGCCCAATATGCTCACTAACACGCTCATAGGGCTTTTTGTCGGCCATGACCACTTTTCGCTGACCGCGTTGCAGACTGATTGTGATCTGCACGGAATGGTTCTGTTCGTCAAAAGTACCGTCGATAATAAAATAATCGGCATCATGCTGAATGCTCAGCGTATCCTGACTTTGAAAGGCACTTTTGCTTAATGCTAAAAAATAAACAGCGTCCAGGAGGTTGGTTTTACCACTTCCGTTAGGCCCGACAATCACATTTACCTGCCGCCCAAACACATACCGACCATCTTCGTAATTCTTAAAATTGGTTAGGCTCAGCTTTTCCAGGTGCATAGATGTAGTGCATAACGCTATAATGCGTAATTTCGCGGCAGTCAATCTGTTTGTACAGCCAATCTGTATCAACAATTGATATTGGCAACAAAGATACAGTCGGTTTGTTAGGTTAACAGATCCGTTGAGTAGTTGCCAAAAGCGATTGCTGATTTATATTGAACTCATTCCTCATGGCAAGCGTCAAAGAGAAATCCGAGCGGACCACCGCCAAACAGAACGGAAAGGCTCCGGCTGCAGAAAAAACGCAGCATCCCAAAGAGCGGTATATGTACTGGTACGAATCTATGCAGCTTCAGCGCAAGTTCGAAGAAAAAGC harbors:
- a CDS encoding efflux RND transporter periplasmic adaptor subunit, encoding MKAYYSIILMTSLLLACSQEKKSDVQGKRDELADLKKQETELTTKIKTLESELAKLEPKKEEEGRVKEVSVAPVTATTFRHFVELQGTIDAKNNVQVSPKSGGVVTAVYVKEGDNVRAGAPIAKVDDELLRQSIAEVKTQLSLANTVYEKQAALWKQQIGTEIQYLQAKNNKESLERRLSTLDAQLGQSTITAPISGVVDQVNVKVGQSAMPGVGLVRVVNLSQLKVVAKVSDTYSGSVRKGDAVMIRFPDLNRDLNSKISFVSTTVDPLSRTFTIEAPLPSDNSLKPNMLAQIKINDKTIGNAIVINQNLIQSTENGQLVYIAVNEGGKKVAKARTVKTGEAYDGKIAIMQGLQAGDQLVTVGYQDLVDGQPISY
- a CDS encoding TolC family protein → MRTKITGQIMIILLLSILSSKSLLYAQDRRGFSLNEAIQYAVEHNINVKNSALDALSAEARIRELKGVALPQVSASGQIIDNLIIQRVFLPAVFFDPKASPDAPAVPVQFGVSYSGNLTGSLNQLLFDASYRLGLRAADTYRQLAQKNIQASKITVAEQVAKAYYGVLVNEQQIKLLDLNINRVDTLYQNTVGLNKQGFAEKIDVSRLEVQLNNLKAERQNVQNLLELSYYLLKFQMGLGINDAITLTEQIKDIDLDEVERTTVQPVTEQFDYNQRIEFATLQSQIELADLDVQSVAKRYYPSLSAFVNYGYNAGRNKFSDMFTSPWFNLSTVGLNLSVPIFDGFQKKYQAAQKRFALQKAQNSSTLLKNTIDLQIRQASVTLRNSLQTLRTQQRNVDLAKEVARVAKIKYQEGVGSNIEVMDAENSYRQAQNNYFVSLYNFLQTKVDADKASGKLYPGQ
- a CDS encoding TetR/AcrR family transcriptional regulator; its protein translation is MKERILAETERLFWKYGVRSVTMEDIAKKLGISKKTIYQHFADKEQILYQVMRDKMLKNQSEMACGPIKAENPVEEILYVLTMLQKHADQVSPNLLIDIKRHYPQAYALFRQYKEQYIVQSILENIQKGIEQGLYRSDINPTILARLRVEQIELAFNNDIFPTDQYSMYEIQHELMHHFVRGMLTEKGFIIYNQYTNHHIYENKDYRADHDNLTTQYTE
- the recF gene encoding DNA replication and repair protein RecF (All proteins in this family for which functions are known are DNA-binding proteins that assist the filamentation of RecA onto DNA for the initiation of recombination or recombinational repair.), which translates into the protein MHLEKLSLTNFKNYEDGRYVFGRQVNVIVGPNGSGKTNLLDAVYFLALSKSAFQSQDTLSIQHDADYFIIDGTFDEQNHSVQITISLQRGQRKVVMADKKPYERVSEHIGRFPVVLIAPNDTDLVREHSEDRRHFFDGVLSQLDADYLRNYLMYQQVLKQRNSLLKLFAERNQVDNDLLDTYDEPLLELGRKIYDRRQRFVDEFLPSFRSHYAYLSDDRETVSIVYESEVSNPDFANEFRHFRRRDTVLQRTTMGVHKDDYAFLIGDRTGEAVALKKFGSQGQQKTFVIALKLAQFDQLQAEKGIKPILLLDDIFDKLDDRRIGKLIQLIDEGVFGQLFITDARPERTRELLNRLTADVHFFQTGE